One window of the Lysobacter sp. S4-A87 genome contains the following:
- the moaB gene encoding molybdenum cofactor biosynthesis protein B, with amino-acid sequence MTAEHDLIPLNLCVLTVSDSRTLAEDSSGDYLVQSLTDDGHRLADRKLLPDDRYRLRAIVSKWIADDDIDGILVTGGTGFTGRDSTPEALLPLLDKQMPGFGELFRAISYEEIGTSTVQSRAFAGLANGTFVFALPGSTSACRTAWERIIRNQLDARTRPCNLATLRPRLKER; translated from the coding sequence ATGACTGCCGAACACGACCTCATCCCCCTGAATCTTTGCGTGCTGACCGTCTCGGACTCGCGCACCCTCGCCGAAGACAGCTCCGGTGACTACCTGGTGCAGTCGCTGACCGACGACGGCCACCGGCTGGCCGATCGCAAGCTGCTGCCCGACGACCGCTACCGCCTGCGCGCCATCGTGTCGAAATGGATCGCCGACGACGATATCGACGGCATCCTCGTCACCGGCGGCACCGGCTTCACCGGGCGCGACTCCACGCCCGAAGCCCTGCTGCCGCTGCTCGACAAACAGATGCCAGGCTTCGGCGAACTGTTCCGCGCCATCAGCTACGAAGAGATCGGCACGTCCACCGTGCAATCGCGTGCCTTCGCCGGCCTGGCCAACGGCACGTTCGTGTTCGCCCTGCCGGGCTCGACCTCGGCGTGTCGCACCGCCTGGGAGAGGATCATCCGCAACCAGCTCGACGCGCGTACCCGGCCCTGCAACCTCGCCACGCTGCGCCCACGCCTCAAGGAACGCTGA
- a CDS encoding UDP-N-acetylglucosamine-peptide N-acetylglucosaminyltransferase, with the protein MHNDPRIELRRALERNPGDGFAWILLAEHELDRGDAAAGAMAAQRALALRPGHPEALARLGRAQWMQGQRGEAVASLRAAAANAPDHPGIAVWLGHALEDAGEAEAASQAYARAHALAPDEPQLAAYLLAWRRKLCDWRDLDALARQVRDAVNNGSASVEPFAFLSEDASALEQLRCARLRAGVVAAAVRTMPPPEAAAAGPIRVGFLSNGFGAHPTGLLTAAMFERLKAQTDMEIHLFALNDDDGSPIRQRLQAAAHTLHDVSMRAHAQVATAIRAAGIDVLFDLRGWGGGGAPEVLAMRPAPVQVNWLAYPGTSGAPWIDHVLADRFVLPETMAHAFSENVVWLPRCFQPSDTTRALLPPPSRAQCGLPERGTDGEGVVFCCFNNSYKLNPRSVTRALAVLRDAPGSVLWLLSGPGHADARLGDVARMQGVDPARLVFMPKQPHAEYMARLQHADLFLDTEPYNAHTTASDALWAGCPVLTRPGETFAARVAGSLNHHLGMMDMNVADDAAFVARAVALGRDPRALDALKDELALRRSESGLFDMGGFARDFADAVRAMARR; encoded by the coding sequence GTGCACAACGATCCGCGCATCGAATTGCGCCGCGCACTCGAGCGCAATCCCGGCGATGGCTTTGCCTGGATCCTGCTGGCCGAACATGAGCTCGATCGCGGCGATGCCGCCGCCGGCGCGATGGCTGCGCAGCGCGCACTCGCGCTGAGGCCCGGCCATCCCGAAGCGCTGGCGCGACTGGGGCGCGCGCAGTGGATGCAGGGCCAGCGCGGCGAGGCTGTCGCCAGCCTGCGCGCGGCCGCGGCCAATGCGCCCGATCATCCCGGCATCGCGGTCTGGCTGGGGCATGCGCTGGAAGACGCCGGCGAGGCCGAAGCCGCATCGCAGGCCTACGCGCGTGCACACGCGCTGGCCCCGGACGAACCGCAACTGGCCGCCTACCTGCTGGCCTGGCGGCGCAAACTGTGTGACTGGCGCGATCTCGACGCGCTTGCGCGCCAGGTCCGCGATGCGGTCAACAACGGCAGCGCATCGGTCGAACCGTTCGCCTTTCTCAGCGAGGACGCCAGCGCCCTGGAACAGTTGCGCTGCGCGCGCCTTCGCGCGGGTGTCGTAGCCGCGGCAGTGCGCACGATGCCGCCACCGGAGGCCGCGGCCGCCGGGCCGATCCGCGTCGGCTTCCTTTCCAACGGTTTCGGCGCACATCCGACCGGCCTGCTCACGGCGGCGATGTTCGAACGACTCAAGGCGCAGACGGACATGGAGATCCACCTGTTCGCGCTCAACGACGACGACGGCAGTCCGATCCGCCAGCGCCTGCAGGCCGCCGCCCACACATTGCACGATGTCTCGATGCGCGCGCATGCGCAGGTGGCGACGGCCATCCGCGCGGCCGGCATCGACGTGCTGTTCGACCTGCGCGGCTGGGGCGGCGGTGGCGCGCCGGAAGTACTGGCGATGCGACCCGCGCCGGTGCAGGTGAACTGGCTGGCCTACCCAGGCACGTCCGGCGCACCCTGGATCGATCATGTGCTGGCCGACCGCTTCGTGCTGCCGGAAACGATGGCGCACGCCTTCAGCGAGAACGTGGTGTGGCTGCCGCGCTGCTTCCAGCCGTCCGATACCACGCGCGCGCTCCTGCCGCCGCCGTCGCGCGCGCAATGCGGCCTTCCCGAGCGCGGCACCGACGGCGAAGGCGTGGTGTTCTGCTGCTTCAACAACAGCTACAAACTCAACCCGCGCAGCGTGACGCGCGCATTGGCGGTGCTGCGCGACGCGCCCGGCAGTGTGCTGTGGCTGTTGTCGGGACCGGGCCACGCCGACGCGCGCCTGGGCGATGTTGCGCGCATGCAGGGAGTCGATCCCGCCCGGCTGGTGTTCATGCCCAAGCAACCGCACGCCGAGTACATGGCCCGGCTGCAGCACGCCGACCTGTTCCTCGACACCGAGCCCTACAACGCCCACACCACCGCATCGGATGCCTTGTGGGCCGGGTGTCCGGTACTGACGCGACCGGGCGAGACGTTCGCGGCGCGTGTTGCCGGCAGCCTCAATCATCACCTCGGCATGATGGACATGAATGTCGCCGACGATGCGGCATTCGTGGCGCGCGCGGTCGCGCTGGGGAGGGATCCGCGCGCGTTGGATGCGCTCAAGGACGAGCTGGCTCTTCGACGAAGCGAGAGCGGCCTGTTCGACATGGGCGGCTTTGCGCGTGACTTTGCCGACGCGGTGCGCGCGATGGCGCGCCGGTAG
- the hemA gene encoding glutamyl-tRNA reductase gives MSLFVLGINHQTAPVSLRERVAFSADSVPAALDALRALPQVSEVALLSTCNRTELYAVADDDGQSLADWLATHPDEVGDLHAYLYRHRDADAVRHLFRVATGLDSLVLGEPQILGQVKDAWATARSAGSLGSQLDRLFQHAFSTAKRARTDTRIGANPVSVASAAVRLAQESFARLEDSTVLLIGAGETIELAARHLVQARAKRLLVANRTLAHAQELATRHGGVALPLGELDKHLGEADVVISATASRDPILRKANVAAALATRRHRPMLLLDLAVPRDIAADVAELKDVFLYTVDDLERAIEDNRRSRREAATEAEAIVEMQVARFTETIAASTRTAPLKRLRAHGESARADVLARAQQQLAAGQDPQEVLNFLAHTLTNRLLHAPTVALREAALSGNVELARAAEKLFPESEPGAGNDEQREA, from the coding sequence ATGAGTTTGTTCGTACTAGGCATCAACCACCAGACCGCGCCGGTCAGCCTGCGCGAGCGCGTCGCGTTTTCGGCCGACTCCGTGCCGGCAGCGCTCGATGCGCTGCGCGCGTTGCCGCAGGTCAGCGAGGTCGCACTGCTGTCGACCTGCAACCGCACCGAGCTCTATGCGGTTGCCGATGACGACGGCCAGTCCCTGGCCGACTGGCTGGCCACCCACCCCGACGAGGTCGGCGACCTGCATGCCTACCTGTACCGCCATCGCGATGCCGATGCGGTGCGCCACCTGTTCCGCGTCGCCACGGGACTGGACTCGCTGGTGCTCGGCGAGCCGCAGATCCTGGGCCAGGTGAAGGACGCCTGGGCCACTGCGCGCAGTGCCGGCAGCCTGGGCAGCCAGCTCGACCGACTGTTCCAGCACGCCTTCTCCACCGCCAAGCGCGCGCGCACCGATACCCGCATCGGCGCCAACCCGGTGTCGGTGGCTTCGGCGGCGGTGCGCCTGGCGCAGGAATCCTTCGCCCGCCTCGAGGATTCTACCGTGCTGCTCATCGGCGCCGGCGAAACCATCGAGCTGGCCGCGCGCCACCTCGTGCAGGCGCGCGCGAAACGCCTGCTGGTGGCCAACCGCACGCTGGCCCACGCGCAGGAACTGGCCACCCGCCACGGTGGCGTCGCCCTGCCCCTGGGCGAGCTCGACAAGCACCTGGGCGAGGCCGACGTGGTTATTTCGGCCACCGCCAGCCGAGACCCGATCCTGCGCAAGGCCAATGTCGCCGCGGCACTGGCGACGCGCCGGCACCGGCCGATGCTGCTGCTCGACCTGGCCGTGCCGCGCGACATCGCCGCCGACGTCGCCGAGCTCAAGGACGTGTTCCTGTACACCGTCGACGACCTGGAACGGGCGATCGAGGACAACCGCCGCAGCCGTCGCGAAGCGGCGACCGAAGCCGAGGCCATCGTCGAGATGCAGGTGGCGCGCTTCACCGAGACCATCGCCGCCAGCACCCGCACCGCGCCGCTCAAGCGCCTGCGCGCGCACGGCGAGTCGGCCAGGGCCGATGTGCTGGCCCGGGCGCAACAGCAACTGGCCGCCGGCCAGGACCCGCAGGAAGTGCTGAACTTCCTCGCCCACACGCTCACCAACCGCCTGCTGCACGCACCGACCGTGGCGTTGCGCGAGGCGGCACTGAGTGGGAACGTCGAACTGGCGCGTGCGGCAGAGAAGCTTTTCCCCGAGAGCGAACCCGGTGCCGGGAATGACGAGCAGCGCGAAGCCTAG
- the prfA gene encoding peptide chain release factor 1, whose translation MTPTLRRKLEALVERREELERLLSDPGVIGDADRFRKFSREFAQLEPVAHALSAEAQAKRDLSAAEGMRNDPELAELAEEEIASANSRLLQLESELLAHLVPKDPRDDGDIYLEVRAGTGGDEAAIFAGDLFRMYARYAERQGWKVEIESSSPGEHGGFKEVIARVEGRGAYSRLKFESGTHRVQRVPATESQGRIHTSAATVAIIAVEAEGEPIEISPADLKVDTFRSSGAGGQHVNKTESAIRITHVPSGVVVECQTERSQHANRDKAMKRLVAILAEAQAAKAAAAQASIRKLQVGSGDRSQRIRTYNFPQGRITDHRVEGLTLYDLPNVIEGDLEELLGRLQHEHQADELARLTHDA comes from the coding sequence ATGACCCCTACCCTGCGCCGCAAGCTCGAAGCCCTCGTCGAACGCCGCGAAGAACTCGAGCGGCTGTTGTCGGACCCCGGCGTCATCGGTGATGCCGATCGCTTCCGCAAGTTCTCGCGCGAGTTCGCCCAGCTCGAGCCGGTGGCCCATGCCCTGTCCGCCGAGGCGCAGGCCAAGCGCGACCTGAGCGCGGCCGAGGGCATGCGCAACGACCCGGAATTGGCCGAACTGGCGGAAGAGGAAATCGCTTCCGCCAACTCGCGCCTGCTGCAGCTCGAAAGCGAACTGCTCGCCCACCTCGTGCCGAAAGATCCGCGCGACGACGGCGACATCTACCTGGAAGTGCGCGCCGGCACCGGTGGCGACGAAGCGGCGATCTTCGCCGGCGACCTGTTCCGCATGTACGCGCGCTACGCCGAGCGTCAGGGCTGGAAGGTGGAGATCGAGTCGAGCAGCCCCGGCGAGCACGGCGGCTTCAAGGAAGTGATCGCGCGCGTGGAAGGGCGCGGCGCCTATTCGCGCCTGAAGTTCGAATCGGGCACGCACCGCGTGCAGCGCGTGCCGGCGACCGAGTCGCAGGGCCGCATCCACACCTCGGCGGCGACGGTGGCGATCATCGCGGTCGAGGCCGAGGGCGAACCGATCGAGATCAGTCCGGCCGACCTGAAGGTCGATACCTTCCGCTCCAGCGGCGCCGGCGGCCAGCACGTCAACAAGACCGAATCGGCGATCCGCATCACCCACGTGCCCAGCGGCGTGGTCGTGGAATGCCAGACCGAACGCAGCCAGCACGCCAACCGCGACAAGGCGATGAAGCGCCTGGTCGCGATCCTGGCCGAGGCGCAGGCAGCCAAGGCCGCCGCCGCGCAGGCCTCGATCCGCAAGCTCCAGGTCGGCAGCGGCGACCGCAGCCAGCGCATCCGCACCTACAACTTCCCGCAGGGCCGCATCACCGACCACCGCGTCGAAGGCCTCACGCTCTATGACCTGCCCAACGTGATCGAGGGCGATCTGGAGGAACTGCTCGGACGCCTGCAGCACGAGCACCAGGCCGACGAACTGGCGCGGCTGACGCACGACGCCTGA
- a CDS encoding GNAT family N-acetyltransferase yields MPLEIRRATLGDLDQLAPLFDAYRMFYEQPQDPALARGFLHDRIQRDQSVVLLAMIDEAAVGFTQLYPTFSSVRAARVWVLNDLYVAQGARRQGVAQALLTAAAMFARDDGAIRLELETTPDNRNAQALYESGGWQLYDGTLRYHLALV; encoded by the coding sequence ATGCCCCTCGAGATCAGGCGCGCCACGCTCGGCGACCTCGACCAGCTTGCACCGCTGTTCGACGCTTACCGCATGTTCTACGAGCAGCCGCAGGATCCGGCACTGGCACGCGGGTTCCTGCACGATCGCATCCAGCGCGACCAGTCCGTCGTCCTGCTGGCGATGATCGACGAGGCAGCCGTCGGCTTCACCCAGCTCTACCCGACGTTCTCTTCGGTGCGCGCGGCACGGGTGTGGGTGCTCAACGATCTGTACGTCGCCCAGGGTGCGCGCCGGCAAGGCGTGGCGCAGGCGCTGCTGACGGCCGCCGCGATGTTCGCGCGCGATGACGGCGCGATCCGCCTCGAGCTGGAGACAACGCCGGACAACCGCAACGCCCAGGCCCTGTACGAATCCGGCGGCTGGCAGCTGTACGACGGCACGCTTCGCTATCACCTGGCCCTGGTCTGA